From a region of the Microbacterium sp. nov. GSS16 genome:
- the manA gene encoding mannose-6-phosphate isomerase, class I — MTTALFHEIDNTPRDYAWGLVDGVAHVRGTAPTGRKEAELWLGAHPSAPSRITGDAPWATLDAWERETGATLPFLLKVLCAAEPLSLQAHPSTTQAEEGFARENTLGIPLDAPHRTYRDPHAKPELIVALHDGFEALCGFRSAADVQADLRVLADQIDGDSDASGALATWRQHLTGADGIRSAFLWLLSGDDSLPALVSAVTEAAGRDSRFALLARIAEAHPADPGILGALMLQHLTLRAGEALWLPAGNIHAYLRGSGIELMGPSDNVMRGGLTGKHIDTTELDRVLDAREGGDARLVSEVVSDGIRVFRPAGRGTPDDPGFELYAVQSDGELALDGPAIALATDGEFELASGDERIAMPRGRAALISRAAAVRITGTGQLFIAAG; from the coding sequence ATGACGACCGCTCTCTTCCACGAGATCGACAACACGCCCCGCGACTACGCCTGGGGGCTCGTCGACGGCGTCGCGCATGTGCGCGGCACCGCTCCGACCGGGCGCAAGGAGGCCGAGCTGTGGCTCGGGGCGCACCCCTCCGCTCCGAGCCGCATCACGGGCGATGCTCCCTGGGCGACGCTCGACGCGTGGGAGCGCGAGACCGGTGCGACCCTGCCGTTCCTGCTGAAGGTGCTGTGCGCGGCAGAGCCGCTGTCGCTGCAGGCGCATCCGAGCACCACGCAGGCCGAGGAGGGCTTCGCCCGGGAGAACACCCTGGGCATCCCGCTCGACGCGCCGCACCGCACCTACCGCGATCCGCACGCGAAGCCCGAGCTGATCGTCGCGCTGCACGATGGGTTCGAGGCGCTGTGCGGATTCCGCTCGGCCGCCGACGTGCAGGCCGACCTGCGCGTGCTGGCCGATCAGATCGACGGCGATTCCGACGCGTCGGGCGCATTGGCGACATGGCGGCAGCACCTGACCGGGGCCGACGGCATCCGCTCCGCATTCCTGTGGCTGCTGTCGGGAGATGACAGCCTGCCCGCGCTGGTGAGCGCCGTGACGGAGGCCGCCGGGCGCGATTCCCGCTTCGCCCTCCTCGCGCGCATCGCCGAGGCGCACCCCGCCGACCCGGGCATCCTCGGCGCGCTCATGCTGCAGCACCTCACCCTGCGTGCCGGCGAGGCGCTGTGGCTCCCCGCCGGCAACATCCACGCGTACCTGCGCGGTTCGGGCATCGAGCTGATGGGCCCGAGCGACAACGTGATGCGCGGCGGCCTCACCGGCAAGCACATCGACACGACCGAACTCGACCGGGTGCTCGACGCGCGTGAGGGCGGAGACGCACGTCTGGTGTCCGAGGTCGTGTCCGACGGCATCCGCGTCTTCCGGCCCGCAGGGCGCGGCACGCCCGACGATCCCGGGTTCGAGCTGTATGCGGTGCAGTCCGACGGCGAGCTCGCGCTCGACGGGCCGGCGATCGCGCTCGCGACCGACGGCGAGTTCGAGCTGGCATCCGGCGACGAGCGCATCGCGATGCCGCGCGGTCGTGCGGCGCTGATCTCGCGCGCCGCCGCCGTGCGGATCACCGGCACCGGACAGCTGTTCATCGCGGCAGGCTGA
- a CDS encoding acetylxylan esterase — MPRFDLSPAELRTYRPTVAEPADFDAFWQRTLESSRRLAAPAERTRIETPLTLVDVYDLSSSGFGGDRVRGWLVVPSGATGPLPTVVEYNGYGGGRGLPHERLGWAASGYAWVFMDTRGQGSGWGSGGSTPDPHGTGASAPGFMTRGIDDPEQYYYRRVFTDAVLLLDAVRALPEVDADRIAVTGGSQGGGIAIAVAGLSDGLVGVMPDVPFLCHFERAVGLTDSDPYQEIVRYLSVHRDAVAQTFETLSYFDGVNFAARAEAPALYSVALMDPVCPPSTVYAAANRHRGGAEVVEYPFNQHEGGLGVQWQRQASWLAERLS, encoded by the coding sequence ATGCCTCGCTTCGACCTCTCCCCCGCCGAGCTGCGCACCTACCGGCCCACTGTCGCCGAGCCCGCCGACTTCGACGCGTTCTGGCAGCGCACGCTCGAGTCGTCGCGCCGGCTGGCCGCACCCGCCGAGCGCACCCGCATCGAGACGCCGCTGACGCTCGTCGACGTGTACGACCTGTCATCCAGCGGATTCGGCGGCGACCGCGTGCGCGGCTGGCTCGTCGTCCCCTCCGGGGCGACCGGACCCCTGCCCACGGTCGTCGAGTACAACGGCTACGGCGGCGGGCGCGGACTCCCGCACGAGCGCCTCGGCTGGGCGGCATCCGGCTACGCCTGGGTGTTCATGGACACCCGCGGTCAGGGCAGCGGATGGGGAAGCGGCGGCTCGACCCCCGATCCGCACGGCACGGGCGCCTCGGCGCCCGGCTTCATGACCCGCGGCATCGACGACCCCGAGCAGTACTACTACCGACGCGTGTTCACCGATGCGGTGCTGCTGCTCGACGCGGTGCGCGCCCTGCCCGAGGTGGATGCCGATCGCATCGCGGTCACCGGCGGCAGCCAGGGTGGCGGCATCGCGATCGCCGTCGCCGGACTCAGCGACGGACTCGTGGGCGTGATGCCCGATGTGCCGTTCCTGTGCCACTTCGAACGCGCCGTCGGGTTGACCGACAGCGATCCCTACCAGGAGATCGTGCGCTATCTCTCGGTGCATCGGGATGCCGTGGCGCAGACCTTCGAGACCCTGTCGTACTTCGACGGGGTGAACTTCGCCGCTCGTGCCGAGGCGCCCGCGCTGTACTCGGTCGCCCTGATGGACCCGGTCTGCCCGCCGTCGACCGTGTACGCCGCAGCCAATCGGCACCGTGGCGGCGCCGAGGTCGTGGAGTACCCGTTCAACCAGCACGAGGGCGGGCTCGGCGTGCAGTGGCAGCGCCAGGCTTCCTGGTTGGCTGAGCGTCTGAGCTGA
- a CDS encoding ZIP family metal transporter, with protein sequence MGQAVLWGAVAASPLLVGALLALVRRWPDRLLGVILGFGAGALMASIAFELWEQGVELGGHLPLIAGVAAGALCYYVAARILDARQAKRKADAGGPSLAIGALLDGIPEQLVLGIGLASGEGVGVALVVAILVSNLPESIGSASDLMAGGMRRSRVVLLWAGVAVLCALATVGGFALASVVDDSFRAGANGFAAGALLVMLVDSMVPEAQKKATESTGLATVIGFAFAAWLALAA encoded by the coding sequence ATGGGTCAGGCGGTGCTGTGGGGCGCGGTGGCGGCATCGCCGCTGCTCGTCGGCGCGCTGCTGGCGCTCGTGCGCAGATGGCCCGATCGGCTGCTCGGTGTCATCCTCGGTTTCGGTGCCGGTGCGCTGATGGCATCCATCGCGTTCGAGCTGTGGGAGCAGGGTGTCGAGCTCGGCGGCCACCTGCCACTGATCGCCGGAGTCGCCGCCGGCGCGCTCTGCTACTACGTCGCCGCGCGGATCCTCGATGCGCGTCAGGCGAAGAGGAAGGCGGATGCCGGTGGCCCCTCGCTCGCGATCGGAGCGCTGCTCGACGGCATCCCGGAGCAGCTCGTGCTGGGCATCGGACTCGCGTCGGGCGAGGGCGTTGGTGTCGCGCTCGTCGTCGCCATCCTGGTTTCGAACCTCCCCGAGTCGATCGGCTCGGCGTCCGACCTGATGGCCGGCGGCATGCGGCGCAGCCGTGTGGTGCTGCTCTGGGCGGGTGTCGCCGTGCTCTGCGCGCTCGCGACGGTGGGCGGGTTCGCGCTGGCATCCGTCGTCGACGACAGCTTCCGCGCCGGAGCGAACGGCTTCGCGGCCGGAGCCCTGCTGGTCATGCTCGTCGACTCGATGGTGCCCGAGGCGCAGAAGAAGGCGACCGAGTCGACCGGGCTCGCGACGGTCATCGGATTCGCGTTCGCAGCCTGGCTCGCGCTCGCCGCCTGA